From the genome of Halictus rubicundus isolate RS-2024b chromosome 2, iyHalRubi1_principal, whole genome shotgun sequence, one region includes:
- the LOC143365199 gene encoding uncharacterized protein LOC143365199 codes for MAIVDMHENVSIRATGPEPVQEEVQLTELLPVKQSRIRQNGFFANTAIGGVRGGGDGGEADGGGCEDDAKTSGDVHLNADGDGNGDGDGNNGDVDATTDALKVLRSFNENEQQLHVRNSFLPCERIDHRRKQESEKRSGRVGKSATDGKGNDAVVGARKKQKDIARKNDSVLANSSKKGTAVEGFEGGEGDLLARRRTVEENHDRNEKSFVFSVYGHEEDAYPTFDESKDFGDEIYAFRQDSLDLNVALDPMRGKAANRIYSPGTDGSLFDRGFDHGCDPDGKTSGFNIEAIIAANYFLESENNNVLRSSPDKVEGICESSLILADKIRIDGSSPDKNEYDDEDDQDDDDNSVDRDVTGGRGADGDGTSSTKDAGNEKGREGGTVAENEEKKYSCVVCEARFKGSGGLRNHYKIVHGTGPIFKCDECGKEFPLKERLKLHVRTHTGFKPYKCPECEKSFARGGQLAQHRRSHSQVKPYRCGLCSGTFTCAANLALHVKRHNGQKDHKCEICGRAFVRRDALKKHLECLHRDVKSFLCVICNKTFKGHLPQHMRTHAHDRPHGCATCGQRFAQKSQLTVHQRTHSGQRPFRCLVCWQAFAHSTALKLHTRRHTGERPFKCAECNAGFTQLPHWKKHMKCIHGRTEPYACKRCKSFFRIKNDLDFHEKTCHPELVSSNASTTNSANADSFFNEIVEKPPLPSPPPTTASTPSKYKTMSVERMRLLLAVLLKRISKQERLDELGFGKRLIDEVLRDSLLSAGKNPVPRDGLTELESLTKNLEIFLKWTVPKEHWENFCKLNKSPEDILETLTAT; via the coding sequence ATGGCGATCGTCGATATGCACGAGAACGTTTCGATACGAGCGACCGGGCCTGAACCGGTGCAGGAGGAGGTTCAATTGACGGAACTGTTGCCGGTGAAACAATCGCGGATCAGGCAAAACGGATTCTTCGCGAATACCGCGATCGGTGGTGTTAGAGGCGGCGGCGATGGCGGCGAAGCTGACGGTGGCGGCTGCGAAGATGACGCGAAAACGAGCGGAGACGTTCATTTGAACGCAGACGGGGACGGGAACGGCGATGGGGACGGGAACAACGGGGACGTGGACGCGACGACGGATGCTTTGAAAGTGCTTCGGAGCTTCAACGAAAACGAACAACAGCTTCACGTGCGGAACAGCTTCTTACCTTGCGAGAGAATAGATCATCGGCGGAAACAAGAAAGCGAAAAGAGGTCCGGTCGGGTGGGAAAATCGGCAACCGATGGGAAAGGGAATGACGCGGTGGTCGGGGCTCGGAAAAAGCAGAAGGACATCGCGAGAAAGAACGATTCGGTTCTCGCGAATTCGTCGAAGAAGGGAACGGCGGTCGAGGGTTTCGAGGGTGGAGAGGGCGACTTGTTGGCGAGACGTCGAACAGTAGAAGAAAACCATGACAGAAACGAAAAGTCATTTGTATTTTCCGTGTACGGGCATGAGGAGGACGCGTATCCAACGTTCGACGAGAGCAAGGATTTCGGCGACGAAATCTATGCGTTCCGACAGGATTCGTTGGATTTGAACGTGGCGCTCGATCCGATGCGCGGCAAAGCTGCGAACCGTATCTACTCGCCGGGCACCGACGGCTCGTTGTTCGATCGCGGCTTCGATCACGGATGCGATCCGGACGGGAAAACCTCTGGTTTTAACATCGAGGCTATAATAGCGGCAAATTACTTTCTCGAGAGCGAGAATAACAACGTACTGCGATCGAGTCCGGACAAAGTCGAAGGGATTTGCGAAAGCTCGTTGATATTGGCCGATAAGATCAGAATCGACGGATCTTCGCCAGACAAGAACGAgtacgacgacgaagacgatcAAGACGACGATGATAACAGCGTAGATCGAGATGTTACAGGGGGAAGAGGAGCGGATGGTGACGGAACATCGTCGACGAAAGATGCGGGTAACGAGAAGGGAAGAGAAGGCGGAACCGTCGCcgaaaacgaggagaagaagtACAGTTGCGTGGTGTGTGAGGCGCGATTCAAAGGCAGCGGAGGTTTACGAAACCATTACAAGATAGTGCACGGCACTGGGCCGATCTTCAAGTGCGACGAGTGCGGCAAGGAGTTCCCGTTGAAGGAGAGATTGAAGCTTCACGTAAGAACGCACACGGGGTTCAAGCCGTACAAATGTCCGGAGTGCGAGAAGAGTTTCGCGAGGGGCGGACAGCTGGCGCAGCATCGACGCAGCCACAGCCAGGTAAAGCCGTACCGTTGCGGTCTGTGCTCCGGCACGTTCACCTGCGCCGCGAATCTGGCGCTCCACGTGAAACGGCACAACGGTCAAAAGGACCACAAGTGCGAGATCTGTGGCAGAGCGTTCGTGCGGCGGGACGCGCTGAAGAAACACCTGGAATGCCTGCACAGAGACGTCAAGTCGTTCCTCTGCGTGATCTGCAACAAAACGTTCAAGGGTCATCTGCCGCAGCACATGAGGACGCACGCGCACGACCGGCCCCACGGATGCGCCACATGTGGCCAAAGATTCGCGCAAAAATCTCAGCTGACCGTGCACCAGCGCACGCACTCCGGCCAGAGGCCATTCAGGTGTTTGGTCTGCTGGCAGGCGTTCGCGCACTCGACGGCGCTCAAGCTCCACACCAGAAGGCACACCGGCGAGAGACCGTTCAAGTGCGCCGAATGCAATGCCGGCTTCACTCAGCTGCCCCACTGGAAAAAGCACATGAAGTGCATCCACGGACGGACCGAGCCGTACGCTTGCAAACGGTGCAAGAGCTTCTTCCGGATCAAGAACGATCTCGACTTCCACGAGAAGACTTGCCATCCCGAGCTGGTCTCGAGCAATGCGAGCACAACCAATTCGGCCAATGCGGActcattttttaacgaaattgtcGAGAAACCTCCACTGCCGTCGCCACCGCCGACGACGGCGTCGACGCCTTCCAAGTATAAAACGATGTCCGTCGAGAGGATGAGACTGTTGTTAGCGGTTCTGCTCAAGAGGATCAGCAAACAAGAGAGGCTGGACGAACTCGGATTCGGCAAACGACTGATCGACGAGGTGCTCCGGGACTCTTTGCTGTCCGCGGGAAAGAACCCGGTGCCCCGGGATGGTCTTACCGAACTCGAAAGCCTCACGAAAAACCTGGAAATATTCCTGAAATGGACAGTGCCCAAGGAACATTGGGAAAATTTTTGCAAGTTGAACAAGTCCCCCGAAGACATCTTGGAAACGCTTACCGCCACCTAA